The nucleotide window CTCGTCGGCATCAATAGCGATCTTGTCGGCGTCGGCAACGTTAAGGCCGAAGAGAGGGCTGTTCTGGACAAAGTCGACGAGGCGCACAATGTTGGGGCGGCCCTGCTGGCCGGTGCGCTCCTCGGGGGACCAAGCCTTGACGAGGGGAGCGACGGCCTCGTAGATGGCAATGTCAGCCTTGGAGGGCTTGGTGCCGAGGACGGTTGTGCGGGTCGCGAGGTCGGCGTTGAGGGCGTCCAGAACGGACTGCTTATCGTCCGAGGCCTTGATGGTGTCGGCCTTCTGGATCCATTGCTggacctccttctcctcggcgggAGTGTACTTGTAGGTGTCGAGGGCGGCCATGATGCGCGAGTTGGACAGCGAGATGGAAGTCGGCGAGACGAACTGTCGCGAGAAGACGCTGCGAAGAGCGGGACGAGCAAACCGGAGGGGGAACAGCTTGAACGACGTTGACTCCCGGTGCTGGAGtgtttattatagtcgtaCTACTACTGTGTATGTCTGGACAACAATTTTGAGTTTCAATTCCCAATTGCGGGGCAGGCCACTTTCTCGATGGAGTTGAGTCAAATCGGATGGGACGAGGGGCAGCTTTGCGACGTGCAGGGGGTCGTTATCCGGGTCCAGACAGTGTCCGTGCACCCCAAGCAACCCGCCCCAAATCACAGTCCATCGATACCTTTCCTCGAGCACAAACGTCCCACTGGAATACTCTTTTCGCAACTCAGCTGGGTAACGAAATGGCCTTGTTCGTGTGACCTGTTAGTTATGAATCTGCGTATGTAAAAGTCTCTACCCTTTTTTGTATCGGAACGCCCAGATAATAAGAAGACAATTTGAAAACTGGGATCGGGAGGTGCTTCTATAGACTAACAATTTGTGAGCAGTGAACACGGACCAGCTTTTTGCTTGAACAGGAAAACAGGCACGGACATTGTCTGGACCTGCCTGGACATCGATCACCGACATGCCGGCCCGTGCTGTGGCAAGCTTGAGGCAAGATTCCGTGCATATCCTAAACGCTTATGCCAAAAGTGCATGGCATCACATCTGTCAATCTCTGTGTGTAAATCATGGAGGCCGTCTGTATCGCCGCTTCGATCGTCACATAAGGgctcaacatcaacattaCATATCGGGCTTCAGGCTTTCACATCATAGCATGTCTTTTCAGTCATTTACTTATGCTTGACAACACTCATTGATCACCGTATCTACATACTCGTAGCGATGAGAGTGACTAGATGGCTCGTGCACTCGGTGGCTGCCTGAACCTCGTGACGTCGTGGCAGCCAGTCTCGCGTTACGATGGCCTTGTGTCTCCCCCATCGCGTAGATCGTCGCGTTTTCGTAATTGACAAATCACTTCGCCTCGGCCCCTCCCATCGCCAATTGCCCTCCAAATTCAGTCTTCCCGCTGCAATCTCAACCCATATGGCGACAATGGTACTTTTCTGAATTATCCGTCAAATCTCTGCTTGCCTTTGCCTTGTACCCATTGGAAATCCACCTGATCATCCCTTGCTGCAATCCTCGACGCTCTTGATCTCCCTGTCGTTTGTTTCTTTGTGTGTGGCGAAAACccaacaaaaacaaagatCGGGAACTAATTTTGCTTTTTTCTCTGTGAATCACAAAAAACGTTTGTGTCTCTTGTTTCCTTTCAATTTTTGCTGGACTTGAaaacttttttttgtccACAGACTTCGACCATTGTCAAGTCAGCAGAAAACCTCTCAGCCATCAAGGTACACGCCCGACCAGCACCCTTGAACCATGCGGTCgacatcttcatcctcggcgTCCGGTCGCGGATCTGGTAGCTCACGCGCTCCGTCCCGACTGCCTGATAGCGTCCCTTCGTCTCCTCCACCTGAAGAGCCACTAGCCCGACAGCAAGAAGACATCATGATGGACGACTCAAAGATGAGCTACACAAAGTTGCGCGCCGAGCAAAGGcttgccgaggaagaggaaaaggctcGCGTCGAAAACGAAAAGGCAGAGGAAAGGCGCaaaaagaagtggaaaaagaaggttctGAGCAAAGAGGAGCGCGATGCAAAGGCAAAGGATCTGGACCGGCTTCTTGCTCAGAGTGCAGCTTTCAGCAGCATCCTGACTAACAAGACAAAGGTTCTTGGTCGTGTGGGAACTGGTCTGGATGGAAAGACCCTTGGTGAACATGAGTTGGCCATGGCAAAACAGCCCAAATGCGTTGTCGGCGGTACCATGAGAGACTACCAACTGGAGGGACTGACATGGATGTATGAGATTTGCGTCCAGGGCATGTCTGGCATCCTGGCTGACGAAATGGGCTTGGGTATGTTGAGCCTCAACTCTTTTCCTAAGCTGATTTTGGTCTTGGCTAACGGCTGCATCTCTATCACACTGCAGGCAAAACTGTCCAAACCATTTCCCTAATAGCGCTGTTACGTGAGCAGGAGAACTACTTGGGGCCTCACCTTATAGTTGCTCCCCTCAGCACCTTGTCTAATTGGATTGATGAATTCCACCGTTGGGTGCCCTCCATCCCGGTTGTCATGTATCATGGCACCCCTCAAGAGCGGCAGGATATCTTCAAAACCAAGCTCATGCACCATCTCCACGGCGGCAGACCGACCGAAAAGTTTCCTGTTGTCTGTACAAGCTACGAGATGGTCCTCAAGGACCGAGCGAATCTCTCCAAGATCAACTGGGAGTTTATCATCATCGATGAGGGTCACCGCATGAAGAACTTCAACTCAAAACTGTTCAGGGAACTCAAGACATTCACTTCAGCCACCCGTATCCTTATGACCGGCACCCCATTACAGAACAATCTGAAGGAGCTTTGGTCACTTCTAAATTTCCTCTTACCAAAGATCTTTAGAGATTGGGAGGCCTTCGAAAGTTGGTTCGATTTCAGCGAccttgaagatgaggaaggaaCTGAGGAGTTTATCGCCGACAAGACCAAGCAGGAGCTTGTAAAAAAGATGCACGTGGTCCTTCAGCCCTTACTTTTGCGGCGAGTAAAATCTGATGTTGCCAAATACTTACCAAAGAAGCGCGAATATGTCTTGTACGCGCCCATGACGAAGGAGCAAACCGATTTGTACAACGTCATCAACGATAAACATATTGATACCCGGTCATATCTGGAGAGTAAGGTAGTCGAGCGCCTTACTGGAGCCACAGCCAGCACCgcatcatcaccaaggagTACCTCTCGCTCTTCCAAGGCAAACAGCGTGAAGATGGAGTCTGATAGTCTCAGCGAATCAGGAAGCTTCACGACCAAGACCAGCGCACTTACTCTCCAGGAAAAGGAATCAAGCCCGCTAGCCAAGAATGCTTTTGCACTAATGATGGGCAAACGGACACGGGGTCGTCCGCGCAAGGCTCTTTCTGTGTCCGAATCTCCTGCGGAAGAGACAACGCCAGTCAAATCCACCACAAAAGGCACAAAGAGGAAGGCCGCACCGGCTGTAGAGACTCCGGCACCAAAGAGCACAAAGTCAAGCAGACAGTCTACGCCTATGAGCACTCGGAGCCGGAGTCGGCGAGGAATGCGGTCGTACAAAGAAGCAGACTCTGACGAGGAGCTCCTCGATGACGATGAGTTCGAGAAGAAGCTGGCCAAAGAGGTCGTAGAGGACGATGTCCAAGACATGGAAGTTGATCTCGACGCCGAGGAGATTAAGCGCGCCCAAACTCTTGATCTAGCCAAGAAGGAAATTTCCAACAAGAAGCTCGGAAACCCACTTATGCAACTCCGCCTCGTCTGCAACAGTCCGCATAACTTCTACAATCCCTGGTCCAACTCGGACCAGCCCATCGACGAGAGCATCGTCACCGCCTCCGGCAAGATGCTCTTGCTGGACCGGCTCCTCCCCGCCCTCTTTGAGCGGGGGCACAAgatcctcatcttctcccAATTCAAGACTCAGCTGGACATCCTCGAGGAATACTGCCGCGAGCTACGTTCATGGGACGTCTGCCGCATCGACGGTGGCGTTGCCCAGGACGACCGGCGAGCGCAAATCGAGCAGTTCAACACGGATCCGGACGTCAAGATCTTCCTGCTGTCTACCCGCGCCGGTGGGCAGGGTATTAACCTTGCCAGCGCCGACACGGTTATCTTGTTCGACAGCGACTGGAACCCGCAGCAGGACCTGCAGGCGCAGGACCGGTGTCATCGTATCGGACAAACGCGGCCCGTGGTAGTGTACCGGCTGGCCACCAAGGGCacagtggaggaggagctgcttATGAGTGCGGACGCCAAGCGCCGGCTCGAGAAGCTGGTCATCAAGAAGGGCGGGTTTAAGACTATGGGCCAGAAGCTGGACCTGCGCGAGGAGGGACTGGATCGGGAGACGCTGCgtgcgctgctgctgaaagATGGGCAGGTTTACAAGTTCAGCGGCGACAAGGAGATTCTGAGCGACGAAGATTTGCGGGTGTTGTGTGACCGGAGTGATGA belongs to Neurospora crassa OR74A linkage group IV, whole genome shotgun sequence and includes:
- the crf5-1 gene encoding chromatin remodeling factor 5-1 codes for the protein MRSTSSSSASGRGSGSSRAPSRLPDSVPSSPPPEEPLARQQEDIMMDDSKMSYTKLRAEQRLAEEEEKARVENEKAEERRKKKWKKKVLSKEERDAKAKDLDRLLAQSAAFSSILTNKTKVLGRVGTGLDGKTLGEHELAMAKQPKCVVGGTMRDYQLEGLTWMYEICVQGMSGILADEMGLGKTVQTISLIALLREQENYLGPHLIVAPLSTLSNWIDEFHRWVPSIPVVMYHGTPQERQDIFKTKLMHHLHGGRPTEKFPVVCTSYEMVLKDRANLSKINWEFIIIDEGHRMKNFNSKLFRELKTFTSATRILMTGTPLQNNLKELWSLLNFLLPKIFRDWEAFESWFDFSDLEDEEGTEEFIADKTKQELVKKMHVVLQPLLLRRVKSDVAKYLPKKREYVLYAPMTKEQTDLYNVINDKHIDTRSYLESKVVERLTGATASTASSPRSTSRSSKANSVKMESDSLSESGSFTTKTSALTLQEKESSPLAKNAFALMMGKRTRGRPRKALSVSESPAEETTPVKSTTKGTKRKAAPAVETPAPKSTKSSRQSTPMSTRSRSRRGMRSYKEADSDEELLDDDEFEKKLAKEVVEDDVQDMEVDLDAEEIKRAQTLDLAKKEISNKKLGNPLMQLRLVCNSPHNFYNPWSNSDQPIDESIVTASGKMLLLDRLLPALFERGHKILIFSQFKTQLDILEEYCRELRSWDVCRIDGGVAQDDRRAQIEQFNTDPDVKIFLLSTRAGGQGINLASADTVILFDSDWNPQQDLQAQDRCHRIGQTRPVVVYRLATKGTVEEELLMSADAKRRLEKLVIKKGGFKTMGQKLDLREEGLDRETLRALLLKDGQVYKFSGDKEILSDEDLRVLCDRSDEAYASAAKGEGNADGWKVIETQAEGIRTAGEKKKR